Proteins encoded together in one Telopea speciosissima isolate NSW1024214 ecotype Mountain lineage chromosome 4, Tspe_v1, whole genome shotgun sequence window:
- the LOC122659225 gene encoding uncharacterized protein LOC122659225 — MAPAVTVNPTTVASENSGRVYSDDEPSGHGAPVGFRKLPQPQLQQKMGVDLPSPDAAARDANSRPKPVFYQDPVAPASPARDNRVLAIHVPFGAAAAAASSPTRSAAIPNDVYAHRVDLATEIVCLPVVDRKGVSHDCLEATVSVIVVECALVKVVRQY, encoded by the exons ATGGCGCCAGCTGTTACGGTTAACCCTACCACTGTTGCTAGTGAAAACTCCGGCCGGGTTTACTCGGACGATGAGCCATCAGGTCACGGAGCCCCTGTTGGTTTCCGGAAGCTGCCACAGCCGCAATTGCAACAGAAGATGGGAGTTGATTTACCTTCCCCAGATGCAGCTGCAAG AGATGCCAATTCTCGCCCAAAACCAGTGTTCTATCAAGATCCAGTCGCACCTGCATCTCCCGCTAGAGACAACAGGGTCCTTGCGATTCATGTACCCTTCGgcgcagcagcagcagcagcttccTCACCAACTCGATCAGCAGCAATACCCAAT GATGTGTATGCACACCGGGTAGACCTTGCCACTGAAATTGTATGCCTGCCTGTGGTTGATAGGAAAGGTGTGTCACACGATTGT CTCGAGGCAACAGTGTCAGTGATTGTGGTTGAGTGTGCTTTGGTCAAAGTTGTCAGGCAGTATTGA